Genomic segment of Kogia breviceps isolate mKogBre1 chromosome 9, mKogBre1 haplotype 1, whole genome shotgun sequence:
tttctccttcctcttttctgcttTGAGCTGTCACGTTGTTGACTGATATTTCATAAGAATACACTAGCTCCCATAGTCCTGGTGAGACCCAACGTAAAGTGTCTCTTAGTACCCTATGCATAGAGGTCAGAGACATTTATATCCAAGGTCAAAATCCTTGGCTTTGGTTTCCTAGCTGGTGGATGAGAAGCACCGAGAGATACCCCTGAGAAAGTGTATGGCAGTGCCAGTGACCGCCCGTATTTGTTAGTTCACATGTCATTCTTTGGCTTTGAAGTCATATTGTGCCGTTGGCCAAAGTGTAGCAAGCATATAGGCAGAACGGACAGCGTATGCGGGGTCTTCCACCAACGATGTTTGTTGATTTTGGCAGACATTTTGTTAAAAGCATCTATGACCTTTAACAATCACTGCTGTCAGTGGTTAAATTTAAGTGAGGACcttgaactttttctttttaaaatctatagcTACATTTTTGTTCAAAGTAAATTGTGCTAAACTACTATTGCTATATTTAATCTTTTCCCCTACACCCGTCCTCCTCTTCCCTCAAAATATTGTGAGATTACTAACAGATGTCAAGGTCTGCAGAGAAATGAGATTAGTCTTTTCTTGTCTTTACTGCTGTCATCCCTACGTATAATCAGTGTTAAGAGTGAGGGTAGTGAGGCTGAAGTAGTTTAACGGGATGCCctacttttaaaagttaaatcaaaACCAAACCTGTCCAACAAATTTCTGAGCAAGTTTTATTAAATCAATTCAGTTCAGAAATTTACATGATAGATAAATTTGCATTGTGACCAAATGTGAGTTAAAAACAGTGTTACTTACCACTTTTATCCCATATCTGGTCATAGTGCTAATTTTTAATTATCATTCATGGTTTTAAAACTTGCCATTTTGATACAGATGTTTACTTCACTGATTGTGAAGGAGAGTGTTAATTGTATGGCCTTTCCTGCATATGCATTCAGGTTTTAAAATGCAtgcattatataatttttaatattctttagtTTAACGTGATTCCAGGTAACATTACATGTAGTAGCCCAAGGATTGAATCCATCCTGTAACAACACTGAAATTACCCATAACAACATTTGAAACAGTCAAGCCAGTGAATGGACAGCATGCTCTAAGCTCTTACCTAATTGGCCGTGTTGTCTTTTATGTCATAATCATGCCACCCAACAGTAAGCAGTATGTAGAAGTTACAGTAGTGAGactgggattttttgttttttttcaatctaaagtttttctctttctctcaaaaaAACATCTGAAACTCGTAAGACATCTTTAAGAATTTCTTACGAAAACATACTGGAGGACAGTGGAACTTGTTTTCACCCagaaggtttttttcattttaatttatgttgATTGTCAGCAGATGTGGAAGCCACATCTTTTTGTTGGCTTAGTCCTTCAGTCCCTAAGAGAGAGATGCGTCTACTCAGGATCGGCACTTGGAGAAACAACCCTGCCTCTTCCTGGCTCATGCAATTCAGTTTCCTTTGGCTGCTTAGCCAGCACTGTTGCAGAGCCAGCGCTGTTTGGACTGCTTATATGAACATATCATTCCACGTTGGGAATCGCATGCTGTCAGAGTTGGGGGAGACTGGAGTGTTTGGAAGAAGCTCTGCTCTGAAGAGAGTGGCGGGAGTTATCGTGCCTCCAGAGGGAAAAACGCAAAATGCATGTAACCCCAGTACCAGTTTCAGCAGAACTCCGAAGAACTCGGAGACATGGCTCGCACTTGTTGAACGGGGAGGCTGTACCTTCACGCAGAAGATCAAGGTGGCCGTGGAGAAGGGAGCTAGCGGAGTGATCATCTATAACTTTCCAGGAACTGGCAGTCAGGTTTTTCCCATGTCTCATCAGGCGTTTGAAGACATCGTTGTGGTGATGATTGGTAACTTGAAAGGCATGGAGATTTTGCATTTAATTCAGAAGGGAGTTCACGTCACAGTCATGATTGAGGTGGGAAGAAAACACATCATCTGGATGAATCAGTATTTTGTCTCTTTTGTGATCGTCACAACCGCTACACTAGCGTATTTCATCTTTTATCACATTCGAAGACTTTGGGTAGCAAGGATTCAGAGCAGGAGATGGCAGCAGTTAACAACTGATCTCAAGAAAGCATGTGACCAGCTTCAACTTCGGGTACTTAAAGAGGGGGACAAGGAAGTAAGTCCGAATGGAGATAGCTGTGTAGTTTGCTTTGATCTCTATAAGCCTAATGATACAGTTCGTATTCTGACTTGTAAACATTTTTTCCACAAGAACTGCATTGACCCCTGGATTCTAGCCCATGGGACATGCCCCATTTGCAAATGTGACATTCTTAAAGCTTTGGGGATTCAGGTGGATGTTGAAGATGAAACAGAATCTTTGCAAGTTCTAATGTTGAATGAATTGCCTGGTATCCTATCACCTCGTGAAGAGGGCACAAATAATGAACTTCCTCCTGCAGGAAGGTCAAATAAAGTGACCCACCTGGAGGAGGAGAAGTACCCTACCTCTCAGAACGATGGCCCGTCTAATTCAGTAGCAGCAGACGTTCATTCTCCACCTTGACAGCAT
This window contains:
- the RNF133 gene encoding E3 ubiquitin-protein ligase RNF133; protein product: MRLLRIGTWRNNPASSWLMQFSFLWLLSQHCCRASAVWTAYMNISFHVGNRMLSELGETGVFGRSSALKRVAGVIVPPEGKTQNACNPSTSFSRTPKNSETWLALVERGGCTFTQKIKVAVEKGASGVIIYNFPGTGSQVFPMSHQAFEDIVVVMIGNLKGMEILHLIQKGVHVTVMIEVGRKHIIWMNQYFVSFVIVTTATLAYFIFYHIRRLWVARIQSRRWQQLTTDLKKACDQLQLRVLKEGDKEVSPNGDSCVVCFDLYKPNDTVRILTCKHFFHKNCIDPWILAHGTCPICKCDILKALGIQVDVEDETESLQVLMLNELPGILSPREEGTNNELPPAGRSNKVTHLEEEKYPTSQNDGPSNSVAADVHSPP